ACGGAAGCTCAGGATCTGCCTGATATGGTCAGTTATTGTACTGAACATTCGGAACAGGCCGAAAGAGTGCTGAATAATAACCTGAGTGAGGCGGTGGAAGCGACGCGTGAACTGGAACAATCCTACCGGAATGTGGCGCTGTTCTTTAAGAATACGGAGTCTGATAAGGTGAAGAATGTTGCTTTTATCAACGTGGAACTTGACCAGCTGAAAGACCTGGACAACACCCGTTTTATTGATCATATTCATCAGGAAATCGTCAGCGCATACGATCGTCTGGACCTGCGTGATAACTATAGTCTGCTGGTAATACCTGGTTATCTCGGTTCTAATAAAGTATTAGAGAAATGGGCAAAGATCGCTTATGAAAATAAGGTGATGCTGGTGACTGACTTTTCTCATCTCGATGCGCCAGATGATGTACTGGAGATGTTTGAACTGGCTAATCTTACTGGTGGTGAAATACATCGTTCCAATGTGATCATGACGTGTAACTGGCTGGTAGGCCGGGGCAAGTTTGATGAGATCAACGAGCAGGATCATCTGTACGTTCCTCCGTCCGGCGCGCTGGCTGGCAAGATCTATAAAACACTGATGTCACAGGTCACTGCCGGTAAGAAATTCGGTGGTATGAATGAAGTGGACGGTGTGAAATTTGAACTGAAGAAAAGTGAAATTGCCAGTCTGGAGAAAATGGGTCTTATCCCAATGGTGAAAGAATATGGCAAGGTGATGGCCTTCAGTGCAAAGACCTTGTTCAACGGCGATAACATCGGTTTACAGACTTACTCCGTCGTACGTGTATTTGACTACGTGACCAAGGTGCTGATGGACTTCCTGAACCGTCGCGCCTTCGAGAACTTCAATGCCAACACCCGTAAAGACCTGATGAAGCAGATCATCCGCTTCCTGGATAGCATCACCGGTCCGGATAAACTGATAGAAGACTTTAACGTCCGCAGGTTCGAACAGGATCCTGTACAGAAAGATCGTATCCACCTCAATATTCACCTGAAACCGTACTTTCCTGCCAAGAACTTCCTGATCAAAATGGAAGGTCATAAGGGAGAGGATGCGACTGACTGGGATACTGAATATGAGCAGGATAAATCCTGATATTAAAACAAGTGAGCTGCCGGTCCATTGAACGTCAGCTCACTGTTTTCATCACATAAAAAATTCAAGAAAGGAAAAGATTATCAGATGAAGTATGTCTTAACAGGCGCCTTCTGTTTTTTATTGACCTGG
The DNA window shown above is from Chitinophaga agri and carries:
- a CDS encoding DUF5458 family protein, translating into MSDLQKQQEQQEQLQNAPAQQTAASLQENIDILAKYGGFDLLEGAIEGVQNLNPDRKARRNIFLTESTKKGEREKLKKTLELWEKVLTEAQDLPDMVSYCTEHSEQAERVLNNNLSEAVEATRELEQSYRNVALFFKNTESDKVKNVAFINVELDQLKDLDNTRFIDHIHQEIVSAYDRLDLRDNYSLLVIPGYLGSNKVLEKWAKIAYENKVMLVTDFSHLDAPDDVLEMFELANLTGGEIHRSNVIMTCNWLVGRGKFDEINEQDHLYVPPSGALAGKIYKTLMSQVTAGKKFGGMNEVDGVKFELKKSEIASLEKMGLIPMVKEYGKVMAFSAKTLFNGDNIGLQTYSVVRVFDYVTKVLMDFLNRRAFENFNANTRKDLMKQIIRFLDSITGPDKLIEDFNVRRFEQDPVQKDRIHLNIHLKPYFPAKNFLIKMEGHKGEDATDWDTEYEQDKS